The following are encoded in a window of Sphaerisporangium siamense genomic DNA:
- a CDS encoding ADP-ribosylglycohydrolase family protein: MVGGLEFGSRVRGCLIGGAVGDALGAPIEFDSIAGIRAVHGQDGIADFVHDRRGRVGLITDDTQMTLFTVEGLIRAGVRAAAGEPDGEVSVVRDAYLRWLDTQRYGSPPPADGRVRSGRLREQEWLYDQRAPGNACLSGLRQDLGATAAPGAAGAVNPDSKGCGTVMRSAPFGLAFRDPRRAFELAAACAQITHGHPTGYLAAGAFAALVSSVAYGGTLAGAVRDALALLSEQPSNGETTAALDAAVELAAEGNPTPETVERLGGAWVAEEALAIAVYCALVHEDDAERALLLAVNHSGDSDSTGAVCGNILGALHGEAAVPRRWVSRLEGRDTITALADDLTAWLTTGHADPDAYPGF, from the coding sequence ATGGTCGGCGGCCTGGAGTTCGGCAGCCGGGTGCGCGGCTGTCTGATCGGCGGGGCGGTGGGGGACGCGCTGGGCGCGCCGATCGAGTTCGACTCCATCGCGGGCATCCGGGCGGTACACGGACAGGACGGGATCGCCGACTTCGTCCACGACCGGCGGGGACGGGTCGGGCTCATCACCGATGACACCCAGATGACGCTGTTCACGGTGGAAGGACTGATCCGCGCCGGCGTCCGCGCGGCCGCCGGGGAACCGGACGGCGAGGTGAGCGTCGTCCGTGACGCCTACCTTCGCTGGCTGGACACCCAGCGGTACGGCTCGCCGCCCCCCGCCGACGGGCGGGTGCGCAGCGGGCGGCTGCGGGAGCAGGAGTGGCTGTACGACCAGCGCGCGCCGGGCAACGCCTGCCTGTCGGGCCTGCGGCAGGACCTCGGCGCGACGGCCGCGCCCGGGGCGGCGGGCGCGGTGAACCCCGATTCCAAGGGCTGCGGCACGGTCATGCGGTCCGCGCCGTTCGGCCTGGCGTTCCGCGACCCCCGCCGGGCGTTCGAGCTGGCCGCCGCGTGCGCGCAGATCACGCACGGCCATCCCACCGGCTATCTCGCCGCGGGTGCGTTCGCCGCCCTGGTGTCGTCGGTCGCCTACGGCGGCACGCTGGCCGGGGCGGTGCGGGACGCGCTCGCCCTGCTGTCGGAGCAGCCGTCGAACGGCGAGACGACCGCCGCGCTCGACGCCGCCGTCGAACTGGCCGCCGAAGGGAACCCCACCCCCGAGACGGTGGAGCGGCTCGGCGGCGCGTGGGTGGCCGAGGAGGCGCTCGCGATCGCCGTCTACTGCGCCCTGGTGCATGAGGACGACGCCGAGCGGGCGCTGCTGCTCGCCGTCAACCACTCGGGGGACAGCGACTCGACCGGCGCCGTCTGCGGCAACATCCTAGGCGCGCTGCACGGCGAGGCCGCGGTCCCCCGGCGCTGGGTGTCGCGGCTGGAGGGCCGCGACACCATCACGGCGCTGGCGGACGACCTCACGGCCTGGCTCACCACCGGCCACGCCGACCCGGACGCCTATCCCGGCTTCTGA
- a CDS encoding ABC transporter ATP-binding protein — MSDRTVTPARPRPPAGGGPFGRGPFGGGMPAEKSMNFGPSSRRLIGRLRPERPRILAVIALAVVSVVLSVIGPKILGHATDLIFSGIVSRRFPEGTTAEQAVAAARASGNGNFADMLARMHLVPGHGIDFAALGTTLAWALGLYVAASVFMWLQGYLLNDVTQRTVYRLREEVEDKLNRLPLRFFDGQPRGELLSRVTNDIDNVSQTLQQTLSQLLTSLLTVIGVLAMMIFISPLLALIALVTIPVSMVVTSMIAKRSQKLFVAQWAHTGSLNAHIEEAFTGHELVKVFGRGPEVEEVFRQRNEQLYKAGFGAQFISGVVMPTMMFIGNLNYVAIAVVGGLRVATGAMSLGDVQAFIQYSRQFTQPLTQVASMTNLLQSGVASAERVFELLDAEEQTPDPAEPALPAARRGRVEFEHVSFRYDPERPLIEDLSLVAEPGHTIAIVGPTGAGKTTLVNLVMRFYELDAGRITLDGVDITAMRREDLRGSIGMVLQDTWLFGGTIRDNIAYGDPAATDEQIHAAARATYVDRFVRSLPDGYDTVIDEEGGNVSAGEKQLITIARAFLADPSLLILDEATSSVDTRTEVLVQHAMAALRADRTSFVIAHRLSTIRDADLILVMEAGHIVEHGTHAELLAAQGAYHRLYASQFAGALTAADPSPAAG; from the coding sequence ATGAGCGACCGGACCGTGACGCCCGCGCGTCCGAGGCCGCCCGCGGGCGGCGGTCCGTTCGGGCGGGGGCCGTTCGGGGGCGGGATGCCCGCGGAGAAGTCGATGAACTTCGGGCCGTCCTCCCGGCGGCTGATCGGCCGGCTGCGCCCGGAACGCCCGAGGATCCTCGCGGTGATCGCGCTCGCCGTGGTCAGCGTGGTCCTGTCCGTCATCGGGCCGAAGATCCTCGGCCACGCGACCGACCTGATCTTCAGCGGCATCGTGAGCAGGCGGTTCCCCGAGGGGACGACCGCCGAGCAGGCCGTCGCGGCCGCCCGCGCCTCGGGCAACGGCAATTTCGCCGACATGCTCGCCCGCATGCACCTCGTCCCCGGTCACGGCATCGACTTCGCCGCGCTCGGGACCACCCTGGCGTGGGCGCTCGGCCTGTACGTCGCGGCGTCGGTGTTCATGTGGCTGCAGGGCTACCTGCTCAACGACGTGACCCAGCGCACGGTGTACCGGCTGCGGGAGGAGGTCGAGGACAAGCTCAACCGGCTGCCGCTGAGGTTCTTCGACGGCCAGCCGCGCGGCGAGCTGCTCAGCCGGGTCACCAACGACATCGACAACGTCTCCCAAACCCTGCAGCAGACGCTGAGCCAACTGCTGACCTCGCTGCTGACCGTCATCGGCGTGCTCGCCATGATGATCTTCATCTCGCCGCTGCTCGCGCTCATCGCCCTGGTCACCATCCCCGTCTCGATGGTCGTCACCAGCATGATCGCCAAGCGGTCGCAGAAGCTGTTCGTCGCCCAGTGGGCGCACACCGGCTCCCTGAACGCCCACATCGAGGAGGCGTTCACCGGCCACGAGCTGGTCAAGGTGTTCGGACGCGGCCCGGAGGTCGAGGAGGTCTTCCGGCAGCGCAACGAGCAGCTCTACAAGGCGGGCTTCGGCGCCCAGTTCATCTCCGGCGTCGTCATGCCGACGATGATGTTCATCGGAAACCTCAACTACGTCGCCATCGCCGTCGTCGGCGGGCTGCGCGTCGCCACCGGGGCGATGAGCCTCGGCGACGTCCAGGCGTTCATCCAGTACTCCCGCCAGTTCACCCAGCCGCTCACCCAGGTCGCCTCGATGACGAACCTGCTGCAGTCGGGCGTGGCTTCGGCCGAGCGGGTCTTCGAGCTGCTCGACGCCGAGGAGCAGACCCCCGACCCGGCCGAGCCCGCGCTGCCCGCCGCCCGCCGCGGGCGTGTCGAGTTCGAGCACGTGTCCTTCCGGTACGACCCCGAGCGGCCCCTCATCGAGGACCTGTCGCTGGTCGCGGAGCCGGGGCACACCATCGCGATCGTCGGCCCGACGGGCGCGGGCAAGACGACGCTGGTCAACCTCGTCATGCGCTTCTACGAGCTGGACGCGGGGCGCATCACCCTGGACGGCGTCGACATCACCGCCATGCGGCGCGAGGACCTGCGGGGGAGCATCGGCATGGTGCTCCAGGACACCTGGCTGTTCGGCGGCACCATCCGCGACAACATCGCCTACGGCGACCCCGCGGCCACCGACGAGCAGATCCACGCGGCGGCCAGGGCCACCTACGTCGACCGGTTCGTCCGCAGCCTGCCGGACGGCTACGACACGGTGATCGACGAGGAGGGCGGCAACGTCAGCGCGGGCGAGAAGCAGCTCATCACCATCGCGCGCGCCTTCCTCGCCGACCCGTCCCTGCTCATCCTCGACGAGGCCACCAGCTCGGTCGACACCCGCACCGAGGTCCTGGTGCAGCACGCCATGGCCGCCCTGCGCGCCGACAGGACCAGCTTCGTCATCGCCCACCGGCTCTCCACGATCCGCGACGCCGACCTCATCCTCGTCATGGAGGCCGGGCACATCGTCGAGCACGGCACCCACGCCGAGCTGCTCGCCGCCCAGGGTGCCTACCACCGCCTGTACGCCTCCCAGTTCGCCGGCGCCCTCACCGCGGCGGACCCCTCGCCCGCCGCGGGGTGA
- a CDS encoding ABC transporter ATP-binding protein, with the protein MLSRLLRTHLRPHSAALTAVVVLQLVGTIAALYLPSLNADIIDQGVARGDTGYILTAGGWMLAVSLLQIACSIAAVYYGAKVAAGFGRDVRSAVFHRVVGFSTREVSQFGAPSLITRTTNDVQQVQMLVVMTCTMLVSAPIMGLGGVIMALHQDVGLSWLMLVCVPVLLVSIGLIVVRMVPQFRAMQTRIDAVNRVLREQLTGIRVVRAFVREREETRRFAEANNALTGTALRVGRLTALIFPTVMLILNASSVAVLWFGAARVDSGEMQVGALTAFLMYLMQILTAMMMATFISIMIPRAAVCAERIVEVLDTESSVRAAERPVTGGRTRGELEMRDVGFRYPGAEAPVLSGISFHATAGTTTAIIGSTGSGKSTLISLVPRLFDVTSGAVLVDGVDVRELEPQMLWTRIGLVPQKPYLFSGTVASNLRYGNPDATDEELWEALEVAQARDFVEEMPEGLEAPIAQGGTNVSGGQRQRLSIARALVSRPEIYLFDDAFSALDLATDARLRAALRPHTAEAAVVIVGQRVSTIADADQIIVLDDGVIVGIGTHEHLLDTCPTYVEIVESQMTAETAA; encoded by the coding sequence GTGCTGAGCCGGCTGTTGCGCACCCACCTACGGCCCCATTCGGCGGCGTTGACCGCCGTGGTCGTCCTCCAGCTCGTCGGCACCATCGCCGCGCTGTACCTGCCGAGCCTCAACGCCGACATCATCGACCAGGGCGTGGCCAGGGGCGACACCGGCTACATCCTGACCGCGGGCGGCTGGATGCTCGCCGTCTCGCTGCTGCAGATCGCCTGCTCGATCGCGGCGGTCTACTACGGGGCCAAGGTGGCGGCCGGGTTCGGGCGCGACGTGCGGTCGGCGGTGTTCCACCGGGTGGTCGGGTTCTCGACCCGGGAGGTCTCGCAGTTCGGCGCGCCGAGCCTGATCACGCGGACGACCAACGACGTGCAGCAGGTGCAGATGCTCGTCGTGATGACGTGCACCATGCTCGTCTCCGCGCCCATCATGGGGCTCGGCGGCGTCATCATGGCGCTGCACCAGGACGTCGGCCTGTCCTGGCTGATGCTGGTGTGCGTCCCGGTGCTGCTCGTCTCGATCGGGCTCATCGTCGTCCGCATGGTGCCGCAGTTCCGCGCCATGCAGACCCGCATCGACGCGGTCAACCGCGTGCTGCGCGAGCAGCTCACCGGCATCCGGGTCGTGCGGGCCTTCGTCAGGGAACGCGAGGAGACCCGCAGGTTCGCCGAGGCCAACAACGCGCTGACCGGGACCGCGCTGCGCGTCGGCCGGCTCACCGCGCTCATCTTCCCGACGGTGATGCTGATCCTGAACGCCTCCAGCGTCGCGGTCCTGTGGTTCGGCGCGGCCCGGGTGGACAGCGGCGAGATGCAGGTCGGCGCGCTCACCGCGTTCCTCATGTACCTGATGCAGATCCTGACCGCGATGATGATGGCCACGTTCATCTCCATCATGATCCCGCGCGCCGCCGTCTGCGCCGAGCGCATCGTGGAGGTGCTGGACACCGAGTCCTCCGTGCGCGCCGCCGAGCGTCCCGTGACGGGAGGACGCACGCGGGGCGAGCTGGAGATGCGCGACGTCGGGTTCCGCTACCCGGGGGCGGAGGCGCCCGTCCTTTCGGGTATCTCCTTCCACGCCACGGCGGGCACCACCACCGCGATCATCGGCAGTACCGGCTCGGGCAAGTCCACGCTGATCTCCCTGGTGCCGCGGCTGTTCGACGTCACCTCCGGCGCGGTGCTGGTGGACGGCGTGGACGTCCGCGAGCTGGAGCCGCAGATGCTGTGGACGCGCATCGGCCTCGTGCCGCAGAAGCCGTACCTGTTCAGCGGCACCGTGGCGAGCAACCTGCGGTACGGCAACCCCGACGCCACCGACGAGGAGCTGTGGGAGGCGCTGGAGGTCGCGCAGGCCCGCGACTTCGTCGAGGAGATGCCCGAAGGGCTGGAGGCCCCGATCGCGCAGGGCGGCACCAACGTGTCCGGCGGGCAGCGGCAACGTCTGTCCATCGCCCGTGCGCTGGTCAGCAGGCCCGAGATCTACCTGTTCGACGACGCGTTCTCGGCGCTCGACCTGGCCACCGACGCCCGGCTGCGGGCCGCCCTGCGCCCGCACACGGCCGAGGCCGCCGTCGTCATCGTCGGCCAGCGGGTGTCCACCATCGCCGACGCCGACCAGATCATCGTCCTGGACGACGGCGTCATCGTCGGGATCGGGACGCACGAGCACCTGCTGGACACCTGCCCGACCTACGTCGAGATCGTGGAGTCCCAGATGACCGCGGAGACCGCCGCGTGA
- a CDS encoding serine hydrolase domain-containing protein has translation MAFARLSLRKTVTAAVAGGTAILTWTATTGTATAQPVSARTVSTGTVSTGTALDRQALARTLDAVVEAGMYGTYSSVRDGRERWQGAAGVADVRTKRPVTPGMLHRVGSISKTFTAVAVLQQVARGRVDLDAPIGRYLPDLVPGPRGQAVTVRMLLNHTSGIGDYIAGAFPSLTRGSTESVDDNRFRTVRPEELVRFGLEAPATGEPGKDWSYSNTNYVIAGLLLEKVTGTDAATYITRDVIRKAGLKNTLFPRTPFIPGPHSKMYESYYGLIDPPRDYSVYDSSWYSTAGAVVSTMSDLNTFYRTLLGGHLLGQRELAEMLRTVPVTDGDETFHYGLGIYAQDLPCGRFWGHDGAVIGAGTFSLSSPDGARQLSLGINLMKYQRIDENGNIKDHPIDLALGTHILQALCGPSTPKALTQLPFTPFPTERLAAKTR, from the coding sequence ATGGCGTTCGCTCGCTTATCCCTCCGCAAGACGGTCACCGCCGCAGTCGCCGGCGGCACCGCAATTCTGACCTGGACCGCGACCACCGGGACCGCGACCGCGCAGCCCGTGTCCGCCCGGACCGTGTCCACCGGGACCGTGTCCACCGGGACCGCGCTCGACCGGCAGGCCCTCGCCAGGACCCTCGACGCGGTCGTCGAGGCCGGCATGTACGGCACCTACTCCAGCGTGCGCGACGGGCGGGAGCGCTGGCAGGGCGCGGCCGGGGTCGCCGACGTCCGGACGAAACGGCCGGTCACCCCCGGCATGCTGCACCGGGTGGGGAGCATCTCCAAGACCTTCACGGCCGTCGCCGTGCTCCAGCAGGTCGCCCGGGGCCGGGTCGACCTGGACGCGCCGATCGGGCGCTACCTGCCCGACCTGGTGCCCGGCCCGCGCGGCCAGGCCGTCACCGTCCGCATGCTGCTGAACCACACCAGCGGCATCGGCGACTACATCGCCGGCGCGTTCCCCTCCCTCACCCGAGGGTCCACGGAGAGCGTCGACGACAACCGGTTCCGCACCGTCCGCCCCGAAGAGCTGGTGCGCTTCGGCCTCGAAGCGCCGGCCACGGGCGAGCCGGGCAAGGACTGGTCCTACTCCAACACCAACTACGTCATCGCGGGCCTCCTGCTGGAGAAGGTCACCGGCACCGACGCCGCGACGTACATCACGCGCGACGTCATCCGCAAGGCGGGACTGAAGAACACCTTGTTCCCGCGCACCCCGTTCATCCCGGGGCCGCACTCCAAGATGTACGAGTCGTACTACGGCCTGATCGACCCGCCGCGCGACTACAGCGTCTACGACAGCTCCTGGTACTCCACGGCCGGCGCCGTCGTCTCCACGATGAGCGACCTGAACACCTTCTACCGGACGCTGCTCGGCGGCCACCTGCTCGGGCAGCGCGAACTGGCCGAGATGCTGCGCACCGTCCCGGTCACCGACGGAGACGAGACCTTCCACTACGGCCTCGGCATCTACGCCCAGGACCTGCCCTGCGGCCGGTTCTGGGGCCACGACGGCGCCGTCATCGGCGCGGGCACCTTCTCCCTGTCCAGCCCCGACGGCGCGCGCCAGCTCTCGCTCGGCATCAACCTCATGAAGTACCAGCGCATCGACGAGAACGGAAACATCAAGGACCACCCGATCGACCTGGCCCTCGGCACCCACATCCTCCAAGCCCTCTGCGGCCCCTCCACCCCGAAGGCCCTCACGCAACTCCCCTTCACCCCCTTCCCGACCGAACGCCTCGCGGCCAAGACCCGCTGA
- the bla gene encoding class A beta-lactamase produces the protein MRDPSPRRVPVALQATGLALSLLLAGTACGAPPASATPSARTTVAPTGTATPSVLASPQAAASREADARRRLRALEKSFKGRIGAYAIDTGTGRTFAYRSGERFPLLSTFKATAAAAVLHKARTSDPGLMNRVVHWTQAELKPNSPITEKHVKDGLTVARLCEAAITRSDNTAANMLLQQIGGPAGLTKYFRALGDRTSRLDRWETELNQWSPGEKRDTTTPAAMAVTLRKLTTATSFAPAGRHALTPRDRARLNAWLRANQTGDARIRAGLPKTWLIGDKTGSSSSYGSANDIAIAHPPGSAPMIMAIYTTRHAPDSPYDDKTVADTATILARALGKL, from the coding sequence ATGCGAGACCCGTCACCCCGCCGCGTCCCCGTGGCTCTGCAGGCGACCGGCCTGGCCCTCTCCCTCCTGCTGGCGGGCACGGCGTGCGGAGCGCCCCCGGCCTCGGCGACACCCTCGGCGCGCACCACGGTCGCCCCCACCGGAACGGCCACGCCGTCCGTCCTCGCGAGTCCCCAGGCCGCCGCCTCGCGCGAGGCCGACGCACGCCGCCGCCTGCGCGCGCTGGAGAAGTCGTTCAAGGGCCGCATCGGCGCGTACGCCATCGACACGGGCACCGGCAGGACGTTCGCCTACCGCTCCGGCGAGCGTTTCCCCCTGCTGTCCACCTTCAAGGCGACGGCGGCCGCGGCCGTCCTGCACAAGGCCCGCACGTCCGACCCCGGACTCATGAACCGGGTCGTCCACTGGACGCAGGCCGAACTGAAGCCGAACTCCCCGATCACCGAGAAGCACGTGAAGGACGGCCTCACCGTCGCCCGGCTGTGCGAGGCCGCCATCACCCGAAGCGACAACACCGCAGCCAACATGCTGCTGCAGCAGATCGGCGGCCCCGCCGGGCTGACGAAGTACTTCCGCGCCCTCGGCGACCGGACCTCCCGCCTCGACCGCTGGGAGACCGAGCTCAACCAGTGGAGCCCCGGAGAGAAACGGGACACCACCACCCCCGCCGCCATGGCCGTCACCCTGCGAAAACTCACCACCGCGACCTCGTTCGCCCCCGCCGGTCGTCACGCACTCACCCCTCGGGACCGCGCCCGCCTGAACGCCTGGCTCCGCGCGAACCAGACCGGCGACGCCCGCATCCGCGCCGGCCTCCCCAAGACCTGGCTGATCGGCGACAAGACCGGCTCGTCCTCCTCCTACGGCTCGGCCAACGACATCGCCATCGCCCACCCGCCGGGCAGCGCCCCCATGATCATGGCCATCTACACGACCCGCCACGCCCCCGACTCCCCCTACGACGACAAGACCGTCGCCGATACCGCCACCATCCTCGCGCGGGCCCTCGGCAAGCTGTGA
- a CDS encoding DoxX family protein, translated as MHTAYLIVAIITIIANAGVAVADFLRAPFVLANSAEVGVPARFIPVLAALKAAGAAGLLLGLLGVPFLGLVAAGGLVLFFVGAVGIHLRARVFHNLAFPATYLALAAATLILGVMTPGSQM; from the coding sequence ATGCACACCGCCTACCTCATCGTCGCCATCATCACGATCATCGCCAACGCCGGAGTCGCCGTGGCCGACTTCCTCCGGGCCCCGTTCGTCCTCGCGAACTCGGCCGAGGTGGGAGTCCCGGCCCGGTTCATCCCCGTGCTCGCCGCCCTCAAGGCCGCCGGCGCCGCCGGACTGCTCCTCGGCCTCCTCGGCGTCCCGTTCCTCGGGCTGGTGGCCGCCGGCGGCCTCGTCCTGTTCTTCGTCGGCGCGGTCGGCATCCACCTCCGCGCCCGCGTCTTCCACAACCTGGCCTTCCCCGCCACCTACCTCGCCCTCGCCGCGGCCACCCTCATCCTCGGCGTCATGACGCCGGGCTCCCAGATGTAA
- a CDS encoding nucleotide pyrophosphohydrolase: protein MSDLQGLAERLRQFVQAREWEEFHTPKNLAMALAGEAGELLAEFQWLTPSESSTVMEDPEAAGRVRGEVADVMLYLVRLADALGIDLIEAAHAKLSESEQRYTVRDYRGSARKAPPLP, encoded by the coding sequence ATGAGCGACCTTCAAGGCCTGGCCGAGCGGCTGCGGCAGTTCGTCCAGGCCAGGGAGTGGGAAGAATTCCACACGCCGAAGAACCTGGCCATGGCCCTGGCCGGTGAGGCCGGCGAGCTCCTCGCGGAGTTCCAGTGGCTGACTCCCTCGGAGTCCTCCACCGTGATGGAGGACCCGGAGGCCGCCGGCCGCGTGCGTGGCGAGGTCGCCGACGTGATGCTCTACCTCGTCCGGCTGGCCGACGCTCTCGGCATCGATCTGATCGAGGCCGCACACGCCAAACTCAGCGAAAGCGAACAGCGCTACACCGTACGCGACTACCGCGGCTCCGCCAGAAAAGCCCCACCCCTCCCCTGA
- a CDS encoding NADPH-dependent F420 reductase encodes MTTLGLIGSGNIGGTLARLAVAAGLDVVLSNSRGPHTLASLVEELGPRARAATPAEAAAAGDWVVVTVPFHAYRQIPAEALAGKVVLDTGNYYPQRDGQIPELDSDQTTTSELVQRHLPESRVVKVFNNIYFKHLAALARPVGAADRSALPIAGDDPAAKAAVTTLLDILGFDTVDAGPLAEGRRFQRDTPAYATLYAKNPDGTSLTPDDPGSPVTAETLRTTLTSVRHHDDTAGD; translated from the coding sequence ATGACGACTCTGGGACTGATCGGTAGTGGCAACATCGGCGGCACCCTCGCCCGACTGGCGGTCGCGGCCGGTCTGGACGTCGTGCTGAGCAACTCCCGCGGCCCGCACACGCTGGCCTCCCTCGTCGAGGAACTCGGCCCGCGCGCCCGCGCCGCCACCCCCGCCGAGGCCGCGGCCGCCGGGGACTGGGTCGTGGTCACCGTCCCCTTCCACGCCTACCGCCAGATCCCGGCGGAGGCGCTGGCGGGCAAGGTCGTCCTTGACACCGGCAACTACTACCCGCAGCGCGACGGACAGATACCCGAACTGGACTCCGACCAGACGACGACCAGCGAACTGGTCCAACGCCACCTGCCGGAGTCCCGGGTCGTCAAGGTCTTCAACAACATCTACTTCAAGCACCTGGCCGCCCTTGCCCGCCCCGTGGGCGCCGCCGACCGCTCCGCCCTCCCCATCGCCGGCGACGACCCCGCCGCCAAGGCCGCCGTCACCACCCTCCTGGACATCCTCGGCTTCGACACCGTCGACGCGGGCCCCCTGGCCGAAGGCCGCCGCTTCCAACGCGACACCCCCGCCTACGCCACCCTCTACGCCAAGAACCCCGACGGCACCTCCCTCACCCCGGACGACCCAGGCTCCCCGGTCACCGCCGAAACCCTCCGCACCACCCTGACCTCCGTCCGCCACCACGACGACACCGCAGGAGACTGA
- a CDS encoding response regulator: MTVPIRVLVCDDQALIRTGFATIIDGQPDLEVVGECGDGRTAVDLAHRLRPDIVVMDVRMPVLDGIEATRLLAGAGVEHPVKVLVVTTFNLDEYVYEALRAGASGFLLKDAPPAQLLHGIRIVAAGAALLAPEVTRQLVGRYASRIRPAEAAPEHAALTPRELEVLRLIADGRSNSEIAATLVISQETVKTYVSRILTKLDLRDRVQAVVYAYRRGLVT, encoded by the coding sequence GTGACCGTGCCGATCCGGGTCCTGGTCTGCGACGACCAGGCGCTGATCCGCACCGGCTTCGCGACGATCATCGACGGGCAGCCCGACCTGGAGGTGGTGGGCGAGTGTGGTGACGGCCGCACCGCGGTGGATCTCGCCCACCGGCTGCGCCCCGACATCGTGGTGATGGACGTGCGGATGCCGGTGCTCGACGGCATCGAGGCGACCCGCCTGCTGGCCGGCGCCGGGGTGGAGCATCCGGTCAAGGTGCTCGTGGTGACCACGTTCAACCTGGACGAGTACGTCTACGAGGCGCTGCGGGCCGGGGCGAGCGGGTTCCTGCTCAAGGACGCCCCGCCGGCGCAGCTGCTGCATGGGATCCGCATCGTCGCGGCGGGCGCCGCGCTGCTGGCGCCGGAGGTGACGCGGCAGCTCGTCGGCCGGTACGCGTCGCGGATCCGCCCCGCCGAGGCCGCGCCGGAGCACGCCGCGCTGACGCCGCGTGAGCTGGAGGTGCTGCGACTGATCGCCGACGGCCGGTCCAACAGCGAGATCGCCGCCACGCTGGTGATCAGCCAGGAGACCGTCAAGACGTACGTGTCGCGCATCCTCACCAAGCTCGACCTGCGCGACCGCGTGCAGGCGGTGGTCTACGCCTACCGCAGGGGCCTGGTGACCTGA
- a CDS encoding sensor histidine kinase, with protein sequence MTHLRRLTDLWRRCDVVVRDLPLGLLLAVASLLPALHGKGTQVGDLPARPFDAPALVLIALECLPLAVRRRWPAASLALVSLGFVLDQLSAYHVFASNAMLIALISAGAHLERHRRVTVVVLSMAYVPLALALGRLGATERPEGYVVFYLALVLAWGIGAWVRSTRAAEAERRRHVAETTRTAERTRIARELHDVVTHHVTAMVVQAEAARYLAAAPDRFDAALGNVADTGRRAITDLRHMLDLLKAPHDTDAGMPSAGELHTLVERTRQAGQPVDFSEEGTPAESAGSAEFVTYRVVQEALTNALKHARGSPTVVSVRYGEKEISVEVGTGPGIGPGAASPGGSGRGLAGLRERVEALGGEFSADRRPGGGFLVRARIPAGSPS encoded by the coding sequence ATGACCCATCTACGACGGCTCACCGACCTGTGGCGGCGGTGTGATGTCGTGGTCAGGGATCTGCCGCTCGGGCTGCTGCTGGCCGTCGCGTCGCTCCTGCCGGCGCTCCACGGCAAGGGGACGCAGGTCGGCGACCTCCCGGCCCGCCCCTTCGACGCGCCGGCGCTCGTGCTGATCGCTCTGGAATGCCTTCCGCTCGCCGTGCGCCGGCGGTGGCCGGCCGCGAGTCTGGCTCTGGTGTCACTCGGCTTCGTCCTCGACCAGCTCAGCGCCTACCACGTGTTCGCGAGCAACGCGATGCTCATCGCGCTCATCAGCGCGGGCGCCCACCTGGAGCGCCACCGGCGTGTCACCGTGGTCGTCCTGTCCATGGCGTACGTGCCGCTGGCGCTCGCGCTCGGCCGGCTGGGCGCGACCGAGAGGCCGGAAGGGTACGTGGTGTTCTACCTGGCCCTGGTCCTCGCGTGGGGCATCGGGGCATGGGTGCGCTCCACGCGCGCCGCCGAGGCCGAACGCCGTCGCCACGTCGCCGAGACCACGCGCACCGCCGAACGCACCCGGATCGCCCGCGAACTGCACGACGTCGTCACCCACCACGTGACGGCGATGGTCGTGCAGGCCGAGGCCGCGCGCTACCTGGCCGCCGCCCCCGACCGCTTCGACGCGGCGCTGGGCAACGTCGCCGACACCGGCCGGCGGGCCATCACCGACCTGCGGCACATGCTCGACCTGCTCAAAGCCCCTCACGACACCGACGCCGGCATGCCTTCCGCCGGTGAGCTCCACACCCTCGTGGAGCGGACCCGCCAGGCCGGGCAGCCGGTGGACTTCTCCGAGGAGGGGACCCCGGCGGAATCGGCGGGCAGCGCCGAGTTCGTCACCTATAGGGTCGTCCAGGAAGCCCTGACGAACGCCCTCAAACACGCCCGCGGCAGCCCCACCGTGGTTTCGGTGCGCTATGGCGAGAAGGAGATCAGCGTGGAGGTCGGCACCGGCCCCGGCATCGGCCCCGGGGCCGCCTCCCCTGGTGGGAGCGGGCGGGGTCTGGCCGGGCTCCGCGAACGGGTGGAGGCCCTGGGCGGCGAGTTCAGCGCCGACCGGCGGCCGGGCGGCGGCTTCCTCGTACGGGCCCGCATCCCCGCGGGGAGCCCGTCGTGA